The following proteins are encoded in a genomic region of Necator americanus strain Aroian chromosome II, whole genome shotgun sequence:
- a CDS encoding hypothetical protein (NECATOR_CHRII.G7006.T1): MTLVFHKRPILLSAKTLQSLLDKYSTYSDEIKPSGTDEERYEEYLSAANLLSGSIETIKMSRNAFQALIDKLQKEYEEARSKGNKKDLTNEVEEIENDAQFNERIAKANEMVYILSARVTEARNHMGKLARKMGITHREPTKQKPARINETHADQQTATESTATEETEEGSSQNDAIWNNNSEDNSNSEKSREDDEDFICRTLKPRQLSLPRFYGDEEEFPEFWAIYETLVDQTAKNDADSCMNTFDKIRMLVNQMVSAGQNIPQMQDAMWTEKILEKFPYTIVKNVLVTIQDQDEVKIEDVMDHLEKEINAKKFVDARLKGRVKFENHPNRRQYGVDVTEPPKLGKICRFCDNSNRISANCRTITDIKSRRNMVKEARQCWKCFSEEHSSYDCQKPNCPKCGKMHDVSLCISTSNDGTRTRYSAGDRSRNQSSSNTVPVPRNNTTTRNQYGNGRNNGNVRNNQQTNPHTADHSTNHSAEGSVYIDKRKEQVVLMTAEGNVWNNNTRQSEKLLFFFDTGAEKTIIREQTAREFGLPTQKTEICTMSGIGGHTEKYQTNIVPLKISNAFGKEIHMTIQTKPIITNGFSSVRLNDADKQYLQDNEICINNPRVRGEHQNPQILVGLDNYYDLVNTVDTITLPSGLRTARTVFGPTVHGKGSINSQQEATTITHGLSLVQEQNESEILQKLFELDGLGISSEECTKNENTFEYFKSYSKSISFENGVVTVPFPLKDNVIDLTDNYGIAYRRLISLQRQLSNNIHQREWYNKIMNDYIQNGVVELVHGQNKNSAGTYYMPHSGVWKPEKAKPLRIVFDASSKRVGQLSLNDVIYTGESFVNKIHDVLVASRTSGIILLCDIEAAFTQIRLVEDHKDLCRFLWLKDMNKPPNRDNIAEYRFNRLPFGNTSAPSILNMAILAYLNHKNTPLSLEIAKHIYVDNILLCATTKEEALEKYTASKNIFREIGMNLREYISNSAEVNRAIPREDRAPTDNIKLLGVKYDTKSDEFVMKVTIPQKEKLTKRDIVSQINSIYDPVGLASPLIIKLKSLMREIYDTGIEWKQYVPQALCIKWNSVMQEINNACIRVSRPLLRSPTSHTSRISLWVFCDASKMAISICAYLRCENTNEITSLISGKSKLTPKKIQQTIPRLELLAILIGLRMAKTILDSINIEIISVNDASDSEIALQWIRSSRKLPIFVTNQKDRILRLKTQIEVKSIPVHLFHVPTHHNPADVGTRGTTASLISDHDWVRGPRWLEHDQQTWLIRSIDNLSCDQFYEEIEDNQHVNVETTNESAESSRLIIDLARFSRYKTALRTFSVVGKLLSKWVKRCNYTRSTSITLNVLSLYTNEDVIAAEDMEISEKLILAAIHENINVQKLQKRFPNQKIIRDEKGIIRYKSRIQNANLPYDAKMPIFIPNYSELARLIIHDLHYGNAHYGKEQTLALARQRFWIPQPSRMIKKYLRTCITCKKCHGLPYGAPEMPPLPTDRVIVTKPFANVGCDYMGPFESNVKQKIIEAIINTRPLTKVSATDLDEIPIRPIDFLQGNLKYSIPSTQLQCSNGDTVYDPELLQTVAQAQEALMFSETIATVFWERWNKEYLTSLRDNQRVLLKQPRHVTNTPQIGEIVLIEQEFLPRGNWMYGKVLETVPSADGLVRSAKLLTPNKRVIQRPLNKLYPLEIRSSVEDSHLELEKDSTSEREIHQKERVDSAESSSRRTRPTRQSKTHALKVIQEFERSLDRPSTSSMTATAHENNSIKCNEGRVEIVPPSSRFELCINAMCRIMSNVSKSYIFELEKSSLDENSTITLRSEWESSVVFSTMQCEPPDFCEKSALLMSKDLIGNPHCWPLGAIITLTMLVYLSINSIMLIIWLIKCTRNAKRKGTPNSTSEEETIPMRTFNPHPINIPSALLICVTLLALASKFHYSSLERRNSRSTTQRDAHKWALALSRIRLDEVIPEFKRSSPYPGYSICGSTCGGIACGCFLPFPACTFLRIAHVPKKTQTVFEVVSCMEWQPVIQIDVDFMLYNKGKLKSFSLQPYVTQKYDELSLTVISLQKPHSPLMDKRFAVTPMEAMMLPDHYQLPVECESEASALDAFVNCTNRMICSCENMKAPQTCQCPHDSLQNLRKEVSNVMPIRTPFTEIFSDSKEIYALSKQGERIDFFAYWRH; the protein is encoded by the exons ATGACACTTGTTTTTCACAAAAGGCCGATATTGCTGAGTGCAAAAACGCTGCAGTCACTACTGGATAAGTACAGTACTTACTCAGATGAGATAAAACCATCAGGAACAGATGAGGAAAGGTACGAAGAGTATCTCAGTGCCGCAAATTTGCTCTCTGGAAGCATAGAGACAAtcaaaatgagcagaaacGCTTTTCAGGCATTGATAGATAAATTgcaaaaagaatatgaagaagCAAGATctaagggaaataaaaaagacctCACAAATGAAGTTGAGGAGATTGAAAATGACGCGCAATTCAATGAAAGGATTGCAAAGGCAAACGAAATGGTATATATACTAAGTGCCAGAGTCACAGAAGCACGGAATCACATGGGAAAACTTGCAAGGAAGATGGGAATAACTCACAGAGAgcccacaaaacaaaaacctgcaagaataaatgaaactcACGCAGATCAGCAGACCGCAACAGAGTCAACTGCGACTGAGGAAACCGAAGAAGGTTCTTCACAAAATGACGCCATTTGGAACAACAATTCGGAAGACAATTCAAATTccgaaaaaagtagagaagacGATGAAGATTTCATATGTCGTACTCTCAAACCAAGGCAACTAAGTTTGCCACGATTCTACGGGGACGAAGAAGAGTTCCCTGAATTTTGGGCAATATATGAAACGCTCGTTGACCAAA cagcaaagaatgatgctgATAGCTGTATGAACACGTTCGACAAAATTCGAATGCTCGTGAATCAAATGGTCTCTGCAGGCCAAAATATACCACAAATGCAAGATGCGATGTGGacagagaaaattttggagaaatttccttACACTATAGTGAAAAACGTTCTTGTTACAATTCAAGATcaagatgaagtgaaaatagaAGATGTAATGGATCATCTTGAGAAGGAGATTAATGCAAAAAAGTTTGTAGACGCACGTTTAAAAGGTcgtgtaaaatttgaaaaccatCCGAACCGAAGACAATACGGTGTGGATGTTACAGAACCCccaaaattgggaaaaatttgTCGTTTTTGTGACAACTCAAATCGTATATCAGCGAACTGCCGAACAATCACTGATATCAAATCAAGGCGAAATATGGTGAAAGAAGCCAGACAATGCTGGAAATGTTTCTCAGAAGAACACAGCAGTTATGACTGTCAGAAACCAAATTGTCCTAAATGTGGCAAAATGCACGATGTAAGCCTTTGCATTTCCACTTCAAATGATGGTACCAGGACAAGATATAGCGCTGGTGACCGATCGCGCAATCAAAGCTCCTCCAATACCGTACCAGTTCCAAGAAATAACACTACTACTCGGAATCAATACGGCAATGGCCGCAATAATGGTAACGTCCGCAACAATCAGCAGACAAATCCTCATACAGCTGATCACAGTACTAACCATTCAGCCGAAGGTTCCGTGTACattgacaaaagaaaagagcaagtAGTCCTGATGACTGCCGAAGGAAATGTTTGGAATAATAACACCAGACAATCCGAAaaactcctgtttttctttgacactGGAGCTGAAAAAACCATCATTAGAGAGCAGACCGCAAGGGAATTTGGTCTTCCGACTCAGAAAACCGAAATCTGCACAATGTCAGGTATAGGTGGACATACcgaaaaatatcaaacaaaCATTGTCCCCCTCAAAATCAGCAATGCCTTTGGCAAGGAGATCCATATGACGATTCAAACCAAGCCAATTATCACCAATGGCTTTTCGTCTGTACGTCTCAACGATGCAGATAAACAATACCTCCAAGACAATGAGATTTGCATAAACAATCCGAGAGTTCGCGGTGAacatcaaaacccgcaaataTTAGTCGGTCTAGATAACTATTACGACCTCGTAAACACAGTTGACACTATAACTTTGCCATCTGGATTACGCACTGCGCGTACGGTATTCGGACCAACGGTACACGGCAAAGGGTCAATCAATTCGCAGCAAGAAGCGACAACGATAACACATGGCCTCAGCCTCGTTCAAGAACAGAATGAAtcagaaattctacagaagtTGTTCGAACTAGATGGTTTAGGAATATCATCAGAAGAATGTACTAAGAACGAAAACACATTCGAGTACTTCAAAAGCTATTCGAAATCAATATCGTTTGAAAACGGCGTTGTAACCGTACCCTTTCCCTTGAAAGATAATGTCATCGACCTAACGGATAATTACGGAATAGCGTACCGTCGATTGATTTCGTTACAAAGACAACTATCAAATAATATCCACCAACGTGAGTGgtataacaaaataatgaacgaTTATATCCAAAACGGAGTTGTCGAATTAGTCCAcggacaaaataaaaattcggcCGGCACTTACTACATGCCACATTCCGGAGTTTGGAAGCCAGAAAAGGCAAAACCATTGAGGATAGTATTTGATGCTTCCTCTAAGAGAGTCGGACAGCTTTCGCTGAATGATGTGATCTACACAGGAGAATCCTTCGTGAACAAAATTCATGATGTTCTAGTTGCAAGTAGAACCAGTGGAATTATTCTTTTATGCGATATTGAAGCGGCTTTCACGCAAATCAGACTAGTGGAAGATCATAAAGATTTGTGTCGGTTTTTATGGCTGAAAGACATGAATAAGCCTCCAAATCGAGATAACATAGCAGAATACAGATTCAATCGTTTGCCCTTCGGTAACACCTCGGCACCAAGTATTCTTAACATGGCCATTCTGGCATATTTAAATCACAAGAATACTCCGCTCTCACTGGAGATTGCAAAACATATTTATGTGGACAATATTCTATTATGCGCCACCACCAAAGAGGAAGCACTAGAAAAATATACTGcttcaaagaatattttccgTGAAATCGGCATGAATTTACGAGAATATATTTCAAACTCTGCTGAAGTTAACAGAGCTATCCCAAGAGAGGATAGAGCGCCCACAGACAACATAAAACTTCTTGGCGTCAAATATGACACCAAATCGGACGAATTTGTGATGAAAGTTAcaattccacaaaaagaaaaactaaccaaACGCGATATTGTAAGCCAAATAAACTcgatctatgatcccgtaggCCTCGCAAGCCCACTGATTATAAAACTGAAGTCTCTAATGAGAGAAATTTATGATACAGGGATAGAATGGAAACAATACGTTCCGCAAGCGCTGTGTATTAAATGGAATTCTGTAATGCAAGAGATAAACAATGCATGTATAAGGGTCAGTCGACCATTGCTACGTTCTCCCACGTCTCACACCTCAAGAATTTCCTTATGGGTGTTTTGTGACGCCAGCAAAATGGCAATATCGATATGCGCATATCTGAGGTGCGAAAACACTAATGAGATCACTTCATTGATTAGTGGAAAGAGCAAGCTAACACCAAAAAAGATCCAGCAGACTATACCACGCTTGGAATTGTTGGCTATCttaataggactgcgaatggCGAAAACCATTCTTGATTCAATaaacattgaaattatttccgtAAATGACGCCAGTGATAGCGAAATAGCACTTCAGTGGATAAGGTCTTCACGCAAACTTCCGATATTCGTGACTAATCAGAAGGATCGCATTTTGAGATTGAAGACTCAAATCGAAGTCAAATCCATCCCAGTACATCTATTTCATGTTCCAACACATCATAATCCAGCAGACGTTGGAACTCGAGGCACAACGGCAAGCCTCATCAGTGATCATGATTGGGTGAGAGGACCCAGATGGCTAGAGCACGACCAGCAAACTTGGCTTATTCGATCCATAGATAACCTCAGCTGTGATCAGTTTTACGAAGAAATAGAGGACAATCAACATGTGAATGTTGAAACCACAAACGAGTCAGCGGAATCATCCCGTTTAATAATAGATCTAGCTCGTTTCTCTCGCTACAAAACAGCTCTTCGAACATTCTCAGTTGTTGGAAAATTGCTGAGTAAATGGGTGAAACGGTGCAATTACACCAGGTCAACATCGATTACACTAAACGTACTCTCCCTCTATACAAATGAAGATGTCATTGCTGCGGAGGATATGGAGATCTCTGAGAAACTCATCTTAGCAGCTATCCACGAAAACATCAACgtgcaaaaattgcagaaacgaTTCCCAAATCAGAAGATTATCAGAGACGAAAAAGGTATCATTCGATACAAGTCACGCATTCAGAACGCCAATTTGCCATATGATGCAAAAATGCCAATTTTCATCCCGAATTACTCGGAACTAGCCAGGCTAATCATTCATGACCTGCATTATGGAAACGCACACTACGGCAAAGAACAGACATTAGCGCTGGCAAGACAACGATTTTGGATTCCCCAGCCATCTAGAATGATCAAGAAATATCTGCGTACATGCATTACGTGTAAGAAATGCCACGGATTGCCATATGGAGCACCAGAGATGCCACCATTACCAACAGATCGGGTAATAGTAACCAAACCCTTTGCCAATGTTGGATGCGACTATATGGGACCATTTGAGTCAAACGTCAAACAGAAAAT AATTGAAGCGATAATTAATACTCGTCCGTTGACAAAAGTAAGTGCAACGGATCTTGATGAAATACCGATAAGACCTATcgatttcctacaaggaaatCTAAAGTACTCTATTCCAAGCACGCAGTTACAGTGCAGTAATGGCGATACAGTATATGATCCCGAGTTGCTTcagacagttgcgcaagcacaGGAAGCATTAATGTTTTCGGAAACGATCGCTACAGTATTTTGGGAGCGATGGAACAAAGAGTATCTTACATCCTTGAGAGATAACCAGAGAGTGCTACTAAAACAACCGCGGCATGTGACAAATACACCGcaaattggagaaattgtACTTATTGAGCAAGAATTTCTTCCACGTGGTAACTGGATGTACGGCAAAGTACTAGAAACAGTACCAAGTGCAGATGGTCTTGTAAGATCAGCGAAACTCCTTACGCCAAACAAAAGAGTTATCCAAAGACCACTCAACAAGTTGTATCCCTTAGAAATACGTAGTTCTGTGGAAGACTCACATCTAGAACTCGAAAAAGACTCCACTTCTGAGCGGGAGATACACCAGAAAGAAAGAGTAGATTCAGCAGAATCATCTTCCCGCAGAACTCGTCCAACTAGACAATCGAAAACACATGCCTTAAAAGTCATccaagaatttgaaagaagtctTGACCGACCTTCTACTTCTTCAA TGACAGCGACAGCACATGAGAACAACTCAATAAAGTGCAACGAAGGAAGAGTAGAAATAGTGCCTCCTTCATCAAGATTTGAGCTTTGCATCAACGCAATGTGCAGAATTATGTCTAACGTATCGAAATCGTATATAtttgaattggaaaaatcatCATTAGATGAAAATAGCACGATTACGTTACGCTCTGAATGGGAGAGCTCAGTGGTCTTCTCGACTATGCAGTGCGAACCGCCAGACTTTTGCGAAAAATCGGCCTTGCTGATGAGCAAAGATCTTATAGGTAATCCTCACTGTTGGCCACTTGGAGCCATAATCACCTTAACAATGTTAGTTTACCTTTCGATCAATAGCATCATGTTGATCATATGGTTAATTAAATGCACACGAAATGCAAAACGGAAAGGAACTCCGAATTCCACAtccgaagaagaaacaatTCCAATGAGAACATTCAATCCACATCCGATCAATATACCGTCCGCCTTGTTGATTTGTGTCACACTCTTGGCACTAGCAAGCAAG TTTCATTATTCTTCACTAGAGAGACGAAACTCAAGATCTACCACACAACGAGATGCTCACAAATGGGCTCTTGCACTCAGTAGAATTAGGCTGGACGAAGTAATTCCTGAGTTCAAAAGATCATCTCCATATCCAGGATACTCAATTTGTGGTAGCACATGCGGCGGTATAGCATGCGGTTGCTTCCTACCATTTCCAGCATGTACGTTTCTGAGGATTGCTCATGTTCCGAAGAAGACGCAGACTGTCTTTGAAGTAGTAAGTTGCATGGAATGGCAACCAGTAATCCAAATTGACGTCGATTTCATGCTTTATAATAAAGGAAAGCTGAAATCTTTCAGTTTACAACCTTATGTTACACAAAAGTATGATGAACTGTCACTGACAgtcatttctttgcaaaaacctCATTCTCCATTGATGGACAAAAGATTCGCTGTAACCCCAATGGAGGCGATGATGCTACCAGATCATTATCAACTTCCCGTTGAATGCGAGTCAGAAGCATCTGCTCTCGATGCCTTTGTGAACTGCACAAATCGCATGATCTGTTCTTGCGAAAATATGAAAGCACCGCAAACATGTCAGTGTCCACATGATTCACtccaaaatttgaggaaagaagTGTCAAATGTAATGCCCATACGCACTCCGTTCACGGAAATCTTCAGTGATAGCAAAGAAATCTATGCGCTCTCCAAGCAAGGAGAGCGCATAGATTTCTTTGCTTATTGGAGGCACTGA